Proteins encoded by one window of Lathyrus oleraceus cultivar Zhongwan6 chromosome 1, CAAS_Psat_ZW6_1.0, whole genome shotgun sequence:
- the LOC127136370 gene encoding serine carboxypeptidase II-2, producing MISFRYCDFQSVAHPSHSCEKILDIADREMGNIDPYSIFTPSCHANDNQLVKMCMSCLLQGIRRLRSAYDPCTEKHITIYFNLPEVQRTLHVGPDHKPAKWETCSDVVDINWKDSPRSVLDIYRQLIPTGLRVWIFSSNTDAVIPVTSTRYTINALKLSTVSPWRAWYDG from the exons ATGATATCATTCAGATACTGTGATTTTCAGTCAGTCGCACATCCGTCACATTCATGTGAAAAAATCTTGGATATTGCTGATAGAGAAATGGGTAATATAGACCCGTACAGTATCTTTACCCCTTCTTGCCATGCTAACGATAATCAGCTGGTTAAAATGTGTATGTCCTGTCTGCTGCAG GGTATCCGAAGACTCAGAAGTGCGTATGATCCTTGCACCGAGAAGCACATCACTATATACTTCAATCTACCCGAGGTCCAAAGGACTCTACATGTTGGTCCTGATCATAAGCCTGCTAAATGGGAAACCTGCAG TGATGTGGTGGATATTAACTGGAAGGACTCTCCTAGATCAGTGCTTGATATATATCGTCAACTTATTCCTACCGGGCTGCGAGTATGGATTTTCAG TAGTAATACAGACGCTGTGATCCCGGTGACGTCTACTCGCTATACCATAAATGCTCTCAAGCTTTCAACTGTGAGCCCTTGGCGCGCATGGTATGATGGATGA